A single window of Salvia splendens isolate huo1 chromosome 8, SspV2, whole genome shotgun sequence DNA harbors:
- the LOC121745628 gene encoding exocyst complex component EXO70B1-like: MADNGEEKLIAVARHIAKTLGHTDSMTDDILKIFSNFDGRLREKLSDDGIEQTLKSLDRRLSRYISLDAPIWSNSVDVSSFLHAVDQLIAAVRDWAPLAAHKRVAACLARAEDLLQQTMLRLEDEFRALIESGGGGSTDSTRHHPDYSDDDGSIEEDEDTSIPVAEPVEDYDDLLIDALPPGTVGDLHEIAKRMAAAGYEKECCAAYGACRREYLELSLSRLWLPKLSIDEVQRMQWSQLEDEIERWIKAINVTLRVLLPSERRLCDRVFSGFPSDADLSFTEVCKGSIIQLLNFADAVAISSRSPERLFKVLDVYEAIRDLIPEFELLFLDEFCLPLRNEAITVWKRLGEVIRGIFSELDNLIRRDPAKSAVPGGGLHPITRYVMNYLCAACRSRLTLEQVFEESGDADYGKGETVSASSLSAQLAWIMELLDSNLEAKSRVYKDAALGSVFVMNNGRYIVQKVKDNELGVLLGDDWIRKKMAKVRQYHVKYQRSCWGKLLSYLKVDHSNSASSNGTSSKALREQLKLFNASFDEICRNQSSWVIFDEQLKEELKISVSGHLSPAYRNFIGRLHGCADLGRHTERHIRYSLEDVEARINGLFQGTAAGAGRK; this comes from the coding sequence ATGGCGGATAACGGCGAGGAGAAGCTCATTGCGGTTGCCCGCCACATCGCTAAAACCCTAGGCCACACCGACTCCATGACCGACGATATTCTTAAGATTTTCAGCAATTTCGACGGTAGATTGCGCGAAAAGCTCTCCGACGACGGAATCGAGCAGACGCTCAAGTCCCTCGACCGCCGCCTCTCCCGCTACATCTCCCTAGACGCTCCGATTTGGTCCAATTCGGTCGACGTCTCCTCCTTCCTCCACGCCGTTGACCAATTGATCGCCGCCGTCCGCGATTGGGCGCCCCTGGCCGCCCACAAGCGCGTCGCCGCCTGCCTCGCCCGCGCCGAGGATTTGCTGCAGCAGACGATGCTGCGCTTGGAAGACGAGTTCAGAGCGTTGATCGAGAGCGGCGGCGGAGGATCGACTGACTCTACCCGTCACCACCCCGATTACTCCGACGACGACGGCTCAatcgaggaggatgaggatacATCCATCCCCGTAGCGGAGCCGGTGGAGGATTACGACGACCTCTTAATCGACGCGCTCCCGCCGGGCACGGTCGGCGACCTGCACGAGATCGCGAAGCGGATGGCGGCGGCGGGGTACGAGAAGGAGTGCTGCGCCGCGTACGGCGCGTGCCGCCGGGAGTATCTGGAGCTGAGCCTCTCGCGGCTATGGCTGCCGAAGCTGAGCATCGATGAGGTGCAGAGAATGCAGTGGAGTCAGCTGGAAGATGAAATTGAGAGATGGATCAAAGCAATCAACGTCACTCTTCGCGTCCTTCTCCCGAGCGAGCGCCGCCTCTGCGACCGCGTCTTCTCCGGCTTCCCGTCCGATGCGGACCTTTCCTTCACGGAGGTATGCAAGGGCTCGATTATCCAGCTTTTGAATTTCGCAGACGCGGTAGCTATCAGCAGCCGATCGCCGGAGCGGTTGTTCAAGGTGCTGGATGTTTACGAGGCAATTAGGGATTTAATTCCTGAATTTGAGCTGCTGTTTCTCGATGAATTCTGCTTGCCTTTGAGGAACGAAGCGATTACCGTTTGGAAGAGATTAGGGGAAGTGATTAGGGGCATATTTTCAGAGCTCGATAATCTGATCCGCCGCGATCCGGCCAAGTCAGCAGTCCCCGGCGGCGGATTGCATCCGATCACTCGCTACGTGATGAATTACCTCTGCGCCGCGTGCAGGTCGCGGCTGACGTTGGAGCAGGTGTTTGAGGAAAGTGGTGATGCTGATTACGGAAAGGGGGAGACTGTTTCGGCTTCGTCTCTATCAGCGCAGTTAGCGTGGATCATGGAGTTGTTGGACAGCAATTTGGAGGCGAAGTCTAGGGTTTACAAAGATGCTGCATTGGGCTCTGTTTTTGTGATGAACAACGGTCGTTACATCGTGCAGAAGGTGAAGGACAACGAGCTGGGAGTGCTGCTGGGAGACGACTGGATCAGgaaaaaaatggcaaaagtgaGGCAGTATCATGTCAAGTATCAACGGAGTTGTTGGGGGAAGCTCCTGAGCTATCTCAAGGTTGATCACAGCAACTCTGCGTCCTCGAATGGGACCTCGTCCAAGGCCTTGAGAGAGCAGTTGAAGCTGTTCAACGCGTCCTTTGACGAGATATGCAGGAATCAGTCGTCGTGGGTGATATTTGACGAGCAGTTGAAGGAGGAGCTGAAGATATCTGTGTCGGGGCACTTGTCTCCAGCATACCGCAACTTCATTGGGAGACTGCACGGGTGTGCAGATCTGGGGAGGCACACTGAGAGGCACATTAGGTATAGCTTGGAGGACGTTGAGGCGCGGATCAACGGCTTGTTCCAAGGGACTGCTGCTGGGGCTGGAAGGAAGTGA
- the LOC121745449 gene encoding protein GAMETE CELL DEFECTIVE 1, mitochondrial-like — protein sequence MRGLLRTLTQLSINANTKTSQLHNPRPLLTFQNPFSTQGSGGDKDADWTLHFGGTGSSGPDPMSWDEGSSSWSTGLTKEHFDGEVVGKKVGAPDPTETQPRARPSGRNQLPAYSDARWTDDELVRMRELEAANRWGKGFVDSWDNKMHETAMLLKQVREPGARGSYLKDSEKAEMYNKHKENPGEYTVERLAKEYKIMRQRVHAILWLKELEEEEEKKHGPLDDSVEMLLDTCPEFFVSHDREFHVASLPYKPDFRVMPEGWDGTTRDPDEVLYEISMKEDEMLYQEFVQKMNFNKMKLAKKVKCHKYSRRRPSEGWNFMVEKLGSRSKRGNGGGWKFISQADGSSRPLNDDEKMFVKRETPQRRRKILP from the exons ATGCGAGGCCTTCTTCGCACATTGACGCAGCTTTCCATCAATGCCAACACTAAGACATCGCAGCTTCATAATCCACGCCCGCTGCTCACTTTTCAGAACCCCTTTTCCACTCAAGGCAGCGGCGGCGATAAAGATGCGGATTGGACGCTCCATTTCGGCGGAACCGGCTCTTCTGGCCCCGACCCTATGAGCTGGGATGAGGGCTCCTCGTCCTGGTCCACTGGTCTTACCAAGGAACATTTTGACGGTGAAGTTGTGGGGAAGAAGGTGGGTGCTCCGGATCCTACCGAAACCCAGCCCCGCGCTCGCCCATCGGGCCGGAATCAGCTCCCGGCTTATTCGGATGCAAGGTGGACGGATGATGAACTCGTGAGAATGAGGGAATTGGAGGCCGCGAACCGTTGGGGTAAAGGATTTGTTGATAGCTGGGATAATAAAATGCACGAGACGGCCATGTTACTGAAGCAA GTGCGGGAGCCTGGAGCCAGGGGGTCGTACTTGAAGGATTCTGAGAAGGCAGAAATGTACAACAAGCATAAGGAGAATCCAGGGGAGTATACTGTGGAAAGGTTAGCAAAGGAATACAAGATTATGAGGCAGAGGGTGCACGCAATATTGTGGCTGAAGGAACTtgaagaggaagaggagaagaagcACGGGCCACTGGATGACTCTGTCGAGATGTTGCTTGATACTTGTCCCGA GTTTTTTGTCTCTCATGACAGAGAATTCCATGTTGCTTCCCTGCCATATAAACCAGACTTCAGGGTCATGCCAGAGGGTTGGGATGGCACCACTCGGGATCCTGATGAGGTCCTTTATGAGATATCAATGAAAGAGGATGAGATGTTGTACCAAGAATTTGTTCAGAAGATGAATTTCAACAAAATGAAG TTGGCGAAGAAGGTGAAATGCCACAAATACAGCAGGAGACGTCCATCCGAAGGTTGGAATTTTATGGTGGAGAAGCTAGGGTCACGAAGCAAGCGTGGCAACGGAGGTGGCTGGAAATTCATTAGTCAAGCTGATGGCTCCAGCAGGCCTCTAAATGATGACGAGAAAATGTTTGTGAAAAGGGAGACTCCTCAGAGGCGCCGGAAGATCCTCCCATGA
- the LOC121744262 gene encoding uncharacterized protein LOC121744262 has product MLRLRAFRPTNDKIVKIQLHPTHPWLVTADASDHVSVWNWEHRQVIYELKAGGVDERRLVGAKLEKLAEGETEPRGKPTEAIRGGSVKQVSFYDDDVRYWQLWRNRSAAAEAPTAVNNVTSTLSTLAPSTKGRHFLVICCENKAIFLDLVTMCGRDVPKQDLDNRSLLCMEFLCRSTASDGPLVAFGGSDGVIRVLSMLNWKLARRYTGGHKGSISCLMTFMASTGEALLVSGGSDGLLVLWNTDYGQDSRELVPKLSLKAHDGGVVGIELSHVLGAAPQLITIGADKTLAIWDTISFKELRRIKPVSKLACHSVASWSHPRAPNLDILTCVKDSHIWAIEHPTYSALTRPLCELSSLVPPQLLASHKKLRVYSMVAHPLQPHLVATGTNMGVLVCEFDAKSLPPVAPLPTPPGDREHAAVYVVERELKLLQFQLSNTANPALGSNGSLNDVGRIRGDTPEQLHVKQVKKHVSTPVPHDSYSVLSVSSSGKFLAIVWPDIPYFSIYKISDWSIVDSGSARLLAWDTCRDRFALLESALPPRMPVIPKGSSSRKAKEAAAAAAQAAAAAASAASSASVQVRILLDDGTSNILMRSVGNRSEPVTGLHGGALLGVAYRTSRRISPVAATAISTIQSMPLSGFGNSSTSSFSTVDDGYSSQKTSAEAAPPNFQLYSWETFEPVGGLLPQPEWTAWDQTVEYCAYAYQQYIVISSLRPQFRYLGDVAIPYSTGGVWHRRQLFIATPTTIECVFVDAGMAPIDIETKRKKEEIRLKEMQSRAVSEHGELALISVDSQQAAPQERIALRPPMLQVVRLASFQHAPSIPPFLTLPKQSKVEGIDSSIPKEMEERKVNEIAVGGGGVAVAGTRFPAEQKRPVGPLLVVGVRDGVLWVIDRYMSAHAISLNHPGIRCRCLAAYGDAVSAVKWASRLGREDHDDLAQFMLGMGYATEALHLPGISKRLEFDLAMQSNDLKRALQCLLVMSNSRDIGQEALGLNLNDIINMSSKKENVVDAVQGVVKFAKEFQELIDAADATGQADIAREALKRLAAAGSVKGALQGHEIRGLSLRLANHGELTRLSNLVNNLISVGSGREAAFSAALLGDNILMEKAWQETGMLAEAVLHAHAHGRPTLRSLVQAWNKTLQKELEHAPSAKMDAAAAFLASLEESKITTLQDAAKKPPIEILPPGMATLYGPNPGQSGQKKPSLALPSSQQQPGKPLLLEASAAAPISTSSESNGLPSAESGSSQNSMEAPAAPPTSESASMNLETTAPPQVAPDSSAPPVTESSDNGPPSEYNNNNVENQEQPASVQSVAESNGIEGSVPPASETTPTVPDAGHEQASNQGTRVRPELSMIDFS; this is encoded by the exons ATGCTGCGGTTACGGGCATTCCGGCCGACGAATGATAAGATTGTGAAGATTCAATTGCACCCGACACATCCCTGGCTTGTAACCGCCGATGCGTCAGATCACGTCTCCGTTTGGAATTGGGAGCACCGCCAG gTTATTTACGAGTTGAAAGCTGGAGGTGTGGATGAGAGGCGTTTGGTTGGTGCTAAATTGGAGAAGCTCGCTGAGGGTGAAACAG AACCTAGAGGAAAACCAACGGAAGCCATACGAGGTGGAAG TGTTAAACAGGTTAGCTTTTATGATGACGATGTACGCTATTGGCAACTTTGGCGGAATCGGTCAGCTGCTGCTGAAGCTCCAACGGCTGTAAACAATGTCACGTCAACTTTAAGTACCCTTGCTCCCTCAACAAAAGGACGCCATTTTCTTGTAATATGCTGTGAGAACAAAGCtatttttcttgatttggtgACAATGTGTGGCCGTGATGTGCCAAAGCAGGACTTGGATAACAGATCTCTCCTATG CATGGAGTTTTTGTGTCGATCAACTGCCAGTGATGGGCCCCTTGTTGCGTTTGGTGGATCAGATGGTGTGATTAGAGTTCTTTCTATGCTAAATTGGAAG CTTGCTAGAAGATATACAGGAGGCCATAAAGGATCAATTTCTTGTTTAATGACTTTCATGGCTTCTACTGGCGAG GCCCTTTTGGTTTCTGGTGGCAGTGATGGCCTGCTTGTGCTTTGGAATACGGATTATGGTCAAGATTCACGTGAGCTTGTTCCTAAGTTAAGCTTAAAG GCACATGATGGTGGGGTTGTTGGAATTGAGCTTTCTCATGTGCTTGGTGCGGCACCCCAACTCATTACAATTGGTGCAGACAAGACTCTAGCTATCTGGGACACTATATCGTTTAAG GAACTGCGTCGAATCAAGCCTGTTTCAAAATTGGCTTGCCATAGCGTGGCATCTTGGTCTCATCCCCGAGCTCCAAATCTTGACATTTTGACATGTGTTAAAGATTCCCATATATG GGCCATTGAGCATCCCACTTATTCAGCTTTGACAAGGCCACTATGTGAGCTATCGTCATTAGTTCCACCCCAGCTGCTCGCATCTCACAAGAAACTAAGG GTTTATTCCATGGTTGCACATCCTTTACAACCCCATCTTGTTGCAACTGGGACAAACATGGGTGTCCTTGTATGTGAATTTGATGCTAAATCACTCCCACCCGTAGCTCCATTGCCAACACCACCAGGAGATCGAGAACATGCTGCTGTCTATGTAGTTGAACGGGAATTGAAACTGCTACAATTTCAATTGTCAAACACTGCAAATCCAGCTCTTGGAAGCAATGGATCCTTGAATGATGTTGGAAGAATCAGAGGAGACACACCAGAACAGCTCCATGTGAAGCAAGTTAAAAAGCATGTTAGCACTCCTGTTCCACACGATTCATACTCAGTGCTTTCTGTGAGCAGTTCTGGGAA GTTTCTAGCCATTGTGTGGCCAGATATACCCTATTTCTCAATTTACAAGATCAGTGACTGGTCCATTGTTGATTCAGGTAGTGCAAGGCTCTTGGCTTGGGATACTTGCAGAGATAGATTTGCCTTGCTGGAGTCTGCTTTACCTCCCAGAATGCCAGTAATCCCTAAAGGCAGCTCATCAAGGAAAGccaaggaagctgcagctgctgCTGCACAAGCTGCTGCTGCAGCAGCTTCTGCAGCTTCATCAGCCAGTGTCCAGGTTCGGATATTGCTTGATGATGGAACATCAAACATTTTGATGAGATCAGTTGGCAATCGGAGTGAACCAGTCACTGGGTTGCATGGGGGAGCACTGCTTGGTGTTGCTTATAGGACGTCTCGACGAATAAGCCCGGTTGCTGCCACAGCTATTTCGACTATTCAGTCTATGCCCTTGTCAGGATTCGGAAATAGTTCCACCTCTTCTTTTAGCACCGTGGATGATGGATATTCTTCACAAAAAACTAGTGCTGAAGCTGCACCTCCAAATTTTCAACTTTACAGTTGGGAAACCTTTGAACCGGTGGGAGGCCTTCTTCCTCAACCAGAATGGACTGCATGGGACCAAACTGTTGAATATTGTGCTTATGCCTATCAACAATATATTGTCATATCTTCCTTGCGTCCTCAATTTCGCTACTTAGGAGATGTAGCAATTCCTTATTCTACTGGAGGTGTATGGCACCGAAGGCAACTGTTTATTGCTACACCAACCACCATAGAGTGCGTTTTTGTGGATGCCGGTATGGCACCTATTGATATAGAAACTAAACGAAAAAAAGAAGAGATACGGCTTAAAGAGATGCAGTCAAGAGCAGTTTCTGAGCATGGAGAATTGGCATTGATATCAGTTGATAGTCAACAGGCTGCCCCACAGGAAAGGATAGCTTTAAGACCCCCTATGTTACAGGTTGTGCGTCTAGCTTCGTTTCAGCATGCTCCATCAATACCTCCTTTCTTAACATTGCCTAAACAATCCAAAGTTGAAGGAATTGATTCCTCAATTCCTaaagagatggaggaaaggaAAGTTAATGAAATTGCTGTGGGTGGTGGCGGGGTTGCAGTTGCTGGTACTAGATTCCCAGCCGAACAAAAACGACCAGTTGGACCTCTTCTCGTTGTAGGAGTAAGAGATGGTGTTCTCTGGGTAATTGACAGGTACATGTCTGCTCATGCAATATCACTCAACCATCCTGGAATCCGGTGTAGATGTCTTGCAGCATATGGTGATGCTGTTAGTGCTGTGAAATGGGCGAGTAGGCTTGGTAGAGAAGATCATGACGATTTAGCTCAATTTATGCTCGGAATGGGTTATGCAACTGAAGCACTTCACTTGCCTGGGATATCCAAGAGGCTGGAATTTGATCTAGCAATGCAGAGTAATGATTTGAAGAGAGCCCTACAATGCCTTCTGGTAATGAGCAACAGCAGGGATATTGGGCAAGAAGCGTTGGGGTTGAACTTGAATGACATAATAAATATGTCCTCAAAGAAGGAAAATGTTGTCGATGCTGTTCAAGGAGTAGTTAAGTTTGCCAAGGAATTCCAGGAACTTATTGATGCTGCAGATGCCACTGGACAAGCGGACATAGCTCGCGAAGCTCTTAAGAGATTAGCTGCTGCGGGTTCTGTGAAAGGGGCTTTGCAAGGCCATGAGATAAGAGGGCTCTCACTCCGCCTTGCAAATCATGGAGAGTTGACACGTCTCAGT AATTTAGTCAACAATTTGATCTCAGTTGGTTCAGGAAGAGAAGCTGCTTTTTCAGCTGCCCTCTTAGGAGATAACATACTCATGGAGAAGGCCTGGCAGGAGACAGGAATGCTTGCTGAGGCTGTTCTTCATGCTCAC GCTCATGGTCGGCCGACATTGAGAAGCTTGGTTCAGGCCTGGAATAAAACACTGCAAAAAGAGCTAGAACACGCTCCATCTGCCAAAATGGATGCAGCAGCTGCATTTTTGGCTTCTCTCGAGGAATCAAAGATCACAACCCTGCAGGATGCAGCCAAGAAGCCACCAATTGAAATTCTGCCACCAGGAATGGCAACTTTATATGGTCCTAATCCTGGCCAGTCTGGTCAGAAAAAGCCAAGTCTTGCCCTGCCAAGTTCGCAGCAGCAACCTGGCAAACCTTTGCTATTAGAAGCATCAGCAGCCGCACCCATATCCACTTCTTCAGAGTCCAATGGTCTGCCCTCAGCTGAATCGGGTTCTTCACAGAACTCTATGGAGGCTCCTGCTGCTCCACCTACATCTGAATCTGCTAGTATGAATTTAGAGACGACCGCTCCACCACAAGTGGCGCCAGATTCTTCTGCCCCACCAGTCACTGAATCGAGCGACAATGGCCCTCCATcagaatataataataataatgtagaAAACCAGGAGCAGCCAGCATCAGTACAGAGTGTTGCAGAGTCTAATGGTATCGAGGGAAGTGTCCCACCAGCATCTGAAACTACTCCCACTGTCCCAGATGCGGGTCATGAACAAGCAAGTAACCAAGGAACAAGAGTACGCCCCGAACTCTCAATGATTGACTTCAGTTGA
- the LOC121745514 gene encoding transmembrane protein 64-like — translation MKMPDLTEEPEKIKQNESKAQGKEDSEYVRLVVPDELRTHETYTVSQTPPRKRSFAWWIRAIIWFSLTMVLLLVFVKYGVPFLVEKVLFPLLQWEATAFGRPLLALVIVASLALFPVFLIPSGPSMWLAGMIFGYGLGFVIIMVGTTIGMVLPYLIGLIFRDRIHQWLKRWPQKAAMIRLAGEGSWFHQFKVVALFRVSPFPYTIFNYAVVVTSMRFWPYIWGSVAGMIPEAFIYIYSGRLIRTLADVQYRNYHLTPVEIIYNAFSFIVAIITTVAFTVYARRTLDELKAAEANVEDSATNNNSRFEMHKLPLEKYKNSFSLP, via the exons ATGAAGATGCCAGATTTGACTGAGGAGCCAGAGAAAATAAAACAGAATGAGAGTAAAGCTCAAGGGAAGGAAGACAGTGAGTATGTGAGATTGGTTGTTCCCGATGAATTAAGGACACACGAAACATATACAGTATCTCAAACCCCGCCAAGAAAAAGATCTTTTGCATGGTGGATCAGGGCCATAATATGGTTTTCACTTACCATGGTTTTGCTCCTTGTGTTCGTTAAGTATGGAGTGCCGTTTCTTGTGGAAAAG GTTCTTTTCCCACTGTTGCAATGGGAAGCCACTGCATTTGGCCGTCCATTACTGGCGCTTGTAATTGTAGCTTCTTTGGCTTTGTTCCCTGTTTTCCTAATTCCTTCTGGTCCGTCCATGTGGCTTGCCGGGATGATTTTTGGATACGGACTGGGTTTCGTCATAATTATGGTGGGAACAACGATTGGGATGGTTCTTCCGTATTTAATTGGTTTAATCTTTCGCGACAGAATTCAT CAATGGCTGAAAAGATGGCCCCAAAAAGCTGCTATGATAAGGTTGGCTGGAGAAGGAAGTTGGTTCCATCAGTTTAAAGTCGTTGCACTGTTCCGGGTTTCACCATTCCCATACACAATATTCAATTACGCAGTTGTGGTCACAAGTATGCGATTCTGGCCCTATATATGGGGTTCAGTCGCAGGCATGATTCCAGAGGCATTCATCTACATCTACAG TGGTCGGCTTATAAGGACGTTGGCAGATGTCCAATATAGGAACTATCATCTCACTCCAGTGGAGATCATTTACAATGCCTTCTCCTTCATAGTTGCAATCATCACTACAGTTGCTTTCACCGTCTACGCTAGAAGAACATTGGACGAGCTCAAAGCTGCAGAAGCCAACGTCGAAGATTCAGCTACCAACAATAATAGTAGGTTTGAGATGCACAAGCTCCCACTTGAGAAATACAAGAATAGTTTTTCGTTGCCTTAG